In the genome of Anabaena cylindrica PCC 7122, the window GAACCAGAGGATGAGCAAGCATCTTATACCATTGAATTAAATGGCTACCGTGTCAGACGACAAGCAGAAATTAACAACTTGGCGGAAATAGCTGTTCAAGAAGTCCGCTTTTCTGGTCGAGAGGTGGAAATTAAATCTCTCAGTTCGGCTGAAAGACGACAAATTCACAACTTTTTGAAGGATTTTCCTGATTTGGAAACCTTCAGCCGTGGCAAGGAACCTCATCGCCATTTGGTCGTTCGTCCTGCGACTGAACCACCAACAGATCCTGGTTATGAGAGCTAAAATAAGAGATGTAGTGTCAGCAATTTTGCTGGTGATCAACTGTAATTTTTCGTGAGGATTTCTCACAAATCCTATGGACGCTATTTTTATTCCGCAGCTAACTAAAGCCCCGGAGCGAACAGAGGAAATTCAAGTTAATGAATCTCTGCCTGGTCTGGAAACTCTAACCCCGGTGCGTGGAACTATCCACGTACAGCATCAGGGTACTTATTTAGAGGTATCCAGTAAGGCAGAAACAATTATCACTTGTACCTGTAATCGCTGCTTGCAGCAATATAATCAACGGTTGGCTGTTAATACTAAAGAAATTATTTGGTTAGAGGAAAATGCTAATCAAGCGGAACACTTGCCTTTAGAAATGGAAGTGGCTGTAGAAGATTTAGTGGAAACAGTATCACCTAATGGTTATTTTTATCCTAGTGAATGGTTGTATGAGCAGATGTGTTTAGCGATTCCGCAGCGTCAGTTGTGCGATCGCAATTGTCCAGGTATTTTAGAGACTGTTGCTAGTTCTGAGGAGATTGTCGATAGCCGTTGGGCTTCTTTACAAAGCTTGAAAAAACAACTTCCTGAATAGGAAAATAAACTCAAGTAAGGCATTTGAGTTATAGCCAGTGAAACTATTACGACTCAAGGACAACTGTCCCTAAAGAAATTAGAGCGCTCTCACTAAATTGTATCTGGCGAATAAACATCCTTTAATAACTTTGGAGCATAGGAAACAAATTTTCTATTGCTCCTTTTTTCTTGTTCTTTTAAATCTTGATAAATTGCCTGTAAGTCATTGTTGAATCGACTAGAATGGGCTTCTCTAAATTGATAGATTTCTTGTATAATCGGATCTTCCCACATAAATCTTACCTCTCTATCAATTCTTCAGGGTGACAAATTATATATTCAGTTTTTTTTACAGATTATTTTCTTGATTGAACTAAATATTGACTTAGATTATTTAATAATCTTTGATGCCTTTCTGTTGAAATTGCGCCAATTGAGCCAATTATACTGTTACGAGTGATGACAGTTAAAAAACTTAATCTAATCACAGATTGACTAACTAACCCACTGGATTCAAAATCATCATTATTAGGTGAAACTATTTCATCAAAATTAGAAATATATTGTTTTAATTGGGTACTGATTCCACAAACCAAAAAGGCTTGATATTTTGGCATTTCTTTCAAAATCAGCGCAGGACGGTTTTTTATTTCTCCATTTGCTTGTGGAATAGGAGTTAGTATAATATTACCTTCTTTCATAATTAGGGTTATATTCTTTTATTGATTCTAGAGTATATTCTGGTTCATTGTCTGCATAACATTGATTTAAGTTATTTAAAGAAAAATTTTCCCAATCTTCTCTTTCTTCTGTATCGGGTTCTAAAACAATAGGAATAATAAATACTTTTGTTCCTTCTGGAATAGATATGGGATCTACTAATTCTATTTTCCCATTTTTAACAATTGCTAAATGTCCTGATATCATTGTGTTAGATCCTTGTTTTTCTGTATTTTAGCACCATTAAAATTCAGCCAACCCACGGTAAGATTGTACTATTTTTAAACATTCTTTAAGATCAGCACCAACCCACTTTCCAGCATGGCGTAGAATTGATTTACCTGAGCCTTGACGATGAGGTGGATGAGGTTGTGATAATTTGGTAGAGTGTTTGTTTTTATTGAGCATATAATATTTAGCATTTCTATTTCTATAAGCCCTGTTTCTGACATAATTTTATCTCCTTGCTCTTGTACTATGATAAGTTATTCAGAGGTTAAATGCGATAAACAACTACAGTAACTGAACTATGATAAAAAACCAACCTGTTGCTATTGATTTATTTGCGGGTGCTGGAGGCTTTGGTTTAGGTTTTAAGATGGCAGGTTTTTCTATTCCTATCTCTGTTGAAATTGATGCTTGGGCTTGTGATACACTGCGTTATAACCAGCCTGAAATGACAGTTATTCAAAATGATATTCGTAATTTTAACACCCTAAATAGTGTTAAAGATATCTGTCTCTACAAGCCAGATATTATTATTGGTGGTCCTCCATGTCAAGGTTTTAGTATTGCTGGTCCAGCCGAAAAAGACCCGCATGATCCTAGAAATACTTTATTCATTAATTTTGCTAAGTGGATAAGTTTTCTGGAACCTAAAGCATTTGTTATGGAGAATGTGAAAGGTTTACTATCACGTAAAAATGCTGAAGGTGTCAAGGTAATAGATATCATTAAGAAAACTTTTGAAGAACTCGGCTATTTTGTAGAAGTATGGTTACTCAATTCTGCTGAATATG includes:
- a CDS encoding YceD family protein, which produces MDAIFIPQLTKAPERTEEIQVNESLPGLETLTPVRGTIHVQHQGTYLEVSSKAETIITCTCNRCLQQYNQRLAVNTKEIIWLEENANQAEHLPLEMEVAVEDLVETVSPNGYFYPSEWLYEQMCLAIPQRQLCDRNCPGILETVASSEEIVDSRWASLQSLKKQLPE
- a CDS encoding type II toxin-antitoxin system PemK/MazF family toxin; translation: MKEGNIILTPIPQANGEIKNRPALILKEMPKYQAFLVCGISTQLKQYISNFDEIVSPNNDDFESSGLVSQSVIRLSFLTVITRNSIIGSIGAISTERHQRLLNNLSQYLVQSRK
- a CDS encoding protein jag, with product MSDISMQRGEEWLKQLLQLIGVSTNVKGNLGSAPAIGADAHEPDSHWLTIEQTNLMPEQIRMLIGAGGSVLDAMQYLANSVLNLNEPEDEQASYTIELNGYRVRRQAEINNLAEIAVQEVRFSGREVEIKSLSSAERRQIHNFLKDFPDLETFSRGKEPHRHLVVRPATEPPTDPGYES